One window from the genome of Rhodococcus sp. ABRD24 encodes:
- a CDS encoding NAD-dependent succinate-semialdehyde dehydrogenase has protein sequence MNQAELIRAVPTKLWIGGTPVDAENGATFPVRDPATGEILTEVADASPADAVKALDAAAVAQRDWAATPARERSELLRSVFETITARAETFAQLMTLEMGKALPESRAEVKYGAEFFRWFAEEAVRMEGRYQAAPAGNGRILVSKQPVGPCLAITPWNFPLAMGTRKIGPALAAGCTMIVKPASETPLTMLALAELFVEAGLPQGVLSVLPTSRSSAVTEPLLSDPRLRKLTFTGSTAVGRLLVERSAKGLLRTSMELGGNAPFVVFDDADVDAAVDGAMLAKLRNGGEACTAANRFHVANAVREEFTAKLTERMAAAKLGPGIDPDTTLGPLINADQLATVSELVADAVEAGAQVLIGGRAPGGPGWFYPATVLTDVPASARILREEVFGPVAAITGFDTEEEGVAAANDTEFGLAAYIYTQSLDRALRVSDALEVGMVGVNRGVISDTAAPFGGVKSSGFGREGGSEGIAEYLETKYIALT, from the coding sequence ATGAACCAAGCCGAGTTGATTCGTGCCGTTCCCACCAAACTGTGGATTGGTGGCACACCCGTCGATGCCGAGAACGGTGCCACGTTCCCCGTCCGAGATCCCGCGACCGGTGAGATCCTCACCGAGGTTGCCGATGCCAGTCCTGCCGACGCCGTCAAGGCGCTCGACGCCGCGGCTGTCGCCCAGCGCGACTGGGCCGCCACGCCCGCCCGCGAACGCAGCGAACTGCTGCGCTCGGTGTTCGAGACGATCACCGCCCGCGCCGAGACGTTCGCTCAGCTGATGACCCTCGAGATGGGCAAGGCACTGCCCGAGAGCCGCGCTGAGGTGAAGTACGGGGCCGAGTTCTTCCGATGGTTCGCCGAGGAGGCCGTCCGGATGGAAGGCCGCTATCAGGCCGCGCCCGCCGGCAATGGGCGCATCCTCGTCAGCAAGCAGCCCGTCGGCCCGTGTCTGGCGATCACACCGTGGAACTTCCCGCTCGCAATGGGTACCCGCAAGATCGGGCCCGCGCTCGCCGCCGGTTGCACGATGATCGTCAAGCCCGCCTCCGAAACGCCACTGACGATGCTCGCGCTCGCCGAGCTGTTCGTCGAGGCCGGGTTGCCACAGGGTGTGCTGTCGGTCCTGCCCACATCCCGTTCGAGCGCCGTGACCGAACCGCTGCTCAGCGACCCGCGGCTGCGCAAGCTCACGTTCACCGGATCCACCGCGGTGGGGCGGCTGCTCGTCGAGAGGTCGGCGAAGGGCTTGCTGCGCACATCGATGGAGCTCGGTGGCAATGCTCCGTTCGTCGTGTTCGACGACGCCGATGTCGACGCCGCGGTCGACGGGGCCATGCTCGCGAAGCTGCGCAACGGCGGCGAGGCGTGCACGGCTGCAAACCGCTTCCACGTCGCGAACGCCGTCCGGGAGGAGTTCACCGCGAAGCTCACCGAACGCATGGCAGCAGCGAAACTGGGCCCCGGTATCGACCCTGACACAACCCTCGGGCCGTTGATCAACGCGGATCAGCTCGCGACGGTCTCCGAACTTGTGGCCGACGCTGTAGAGGCCGGTGCGCAGGTACTGATCGGCGGCAGGGCACCCGGCGGGCCGGGGTGGTTCTACCCCGCGACCGTCCTCACCGACGTTCCAGCGTCCGCGCGAATCCTGCGTGAGGAGGTGTTCGGCCCGGTCGCCGCGATCACCGGCTTCGACACCGAGGAGGAGGGCGTCGCTGCGGCGAACGACACCGAGTTCGGCCTCGCCGCCTACATCTACACGCAGAGCCTGGACCGGGCGCTGCGCGTATCCGACGCTCTCGAAGTCGGCATGGTAGGCGTCAACCGTGGCGTCATCTCCGATACGGCCGCGCCGTTCGGGGGCGTCAAATCGTCCGGATTCGGCCGGGAGGGTGGCAGCGAGGGTATCGCGGAGTACCTCGAGACCAAGTACATCGCACTGACCTGA
- a CDS encoding chorismate mutase: protein MSSPTATPSSESPVPVPATEAEIDELRKEIDRLDAEILAAVKRRSEVSQIIGRTRMASGGPRLVHSREMKVLERFSELGQEGHTLAMLLLRLGRGRLGH, encoded by the coding sequence ATGAGCAGTCCGACCGCAACTCCTTCATCCGAGTCACCCGTCCCCGTCCCTGCGACCGAGGCCGAGATCGACGAGCTCCGCAAGGAGATCGATCGTCTCGATGCCGAGATCCTGGCGGCCGTCAAGCGTCGCAGCGAGGTGTCCCAGATCATCGGCCGGACCCGGATGGCGTCCGGTGGCCCCCGCCTGGTGCACAGCCGTGAGATGAAGGTGCTCGAGCGGTTCAGTGAGCTCGGCCAGGAAGGGCACACGCTCGCGATGCTGCTGCTGCGCCTCGGACGCGGTCGGCTGGGGCACTGA
- the pcrA gene encoding DNA helicase PcrA translates to MNTISDSTVGGVVRPRGAAGTSPDALLEGLNPQQREAVRHAGSPLLIVAGAGSGKTAVLTRRIAYLLADRGVMPGQILAITFTNKAAAEMRERVAQLVGPRANSMWVSTFHSSCVRILRAQAALLPGLNSNFSIYDADDSRRLLTMISKDLDIDTKRFSARLLATHISNLKNELIDPEEATATAAQDPAEMPKLVARVYTHYQQRLRAANALDFDDLISETVGMLQAFPQVAEYYRRRFRHVLVDEYQDTNHAQYVLVRELVGEASEDPHAVPPAELCVVGDADQSIYAFRGATIRNIEEFERDYPDARTILLEQNYRSTQNILSAANSVISRNTGRREKRLWTDSGEGELITGYVADNEHDEAQFVASEIDRLVDAGDAKFGDVAVFYRTNNSSRALEEIFIRLGIPYKVVGGTRFYERKEVRDIVAYLRVLANEDDAVSLRRILNTPRRGIGDRAEACVAVYAEQKGTGFAEALRVGAEGGVPLLNTRSAKAIASFVELMDGLRMLLSGTDADGNDLTDIGDVVEAVLDRTGYRRELEASSDPQDGARLDNLNELVSVAREFSSDARNAAAFAEAEAMAGEVDETDGEGLPDPGSLAAFLERVSLVADSDQVPDEGEGVVTLMTLHTAKGLEFPVVFVTGWEDGQFPHMRALGDPAELSEERRLAYVGITRARQRLYVTRAIVRSAWGQPVTNPESRFLQEIPAELVDWRREDPGVLGVGGAIGGGRPQGSGYGGSGYGSGGFGVGGRSAVPSAPSFGAPRGRNNNLVLAVGDRVSHDKYGLGKVLETKGAGPTATVTIDFGSAGKVRLMLIGGVPMVKL, encoded by the coding sequence ATGAACACTATTTCCGATTCCACGGTCGGCGGGGTCGTCAGGCCTCGTGGCGCTGCCGGTACGTCGCCGGACGCGCTGCTCGAAGGTCTCAATCCGCAGCAGCGCGAGGCCGTGCGACATGCCGGTTCGCCGCTGCTGATCGTCGCGGGTGCCGGCTCCGGCAAAACCGCGGTGCTCACCCGCCGGATCGCGTACCTGCTCGCCGATCGAGGTGTGATGCCCGGCCAGATCCTGGCCATCACGTTCACCAACAAGGCCGCTGCCGAGATGCGTGAACGCGTCGCCCAGCTGGTCGGCCCACGTGCCAACAGCATGTGGGTGTCGACATTCCACTCGAGCTGCGTGCGGATCCTGCGCGCGCAGGCGGCGCTGCTGCCGGGCTTGAACTCGAACTTCTCCATCTACGACGCCGACGACTCCCGTCGCCTGCTGACGATGATCTCCAAGGACCTGGACATCGACACCAAGCGCTTCTCGGCCCGCTTGCTGGCGACGCACATCTCCAACCTCAAGAACGAGCTGATCGATCCGGAGGAGGCGACGGCCACCGCCGCCCAGGACCCGGCCGAGATGCCGAAGCTGGTCGCACGGGTGTACACGCACTACCAGCAGCGACTGCGCGCCGCGAACGCGCTGGACTTCGACGATCTCATCAGCGAGACCGTCGGGATGCTGCAGGCGTTCCCGCAGGTGGCCGAGTACTACCGTCGCCGGTTCCGGCATGTGCTGGTCGACGAGTACCAGGACACCAACCATGCGCAGTACGTGCTGGTGCGGGAACTGGTGGGGGAGGCGAGCGAGGACCCGCACGCCGTTCCGCCGGCCGAACTGTGTGTCGTCGGTGACGCCGACCAGTCCATCTACGCATTCCGCGGCGCCACCATCCGCAACATCGAGGAGTTCGAGCGGGACTACCCGGATGCCCGCACGATCCTGCTCGAGCAGAACTACCGGTCCACGCAGAACATCCTGTCGGCGGCCAACTCGGTGATCTCCCGCAACACCGGCCGCCGCGAGAAGCGCCTGTGGACCGATTCCGGCGAGGGTGAGCTCATCACCGGGTACGTCGCCGACAACGAGCACGACGAGGCACAGTTCGTCGCGTCGGAGATCGACCGGCTGGTCGACGCCGGCGACGCAAAGTTCGGCGATGTCGCGGTGTTCTATCGCACCAACAACTCCTCCCGCGCGCTGGAAGAGATCTTCATCCGCCTCGGCATCCCGTACAAGGTGGTCGGCGGCACGCGGTTCTACGAACGCAAGGAGGTACGCGACATCGTCGCGTACCTCAGGGTGCTCGCCAACGAGGACGACGCGGTGAGCCTGCGTCGCATCCTCAACACCCCGCGACGCGGCATCGGCGATCGCGCCGAGGCGTGCGTGGCCGTGTATGCCGAGCAGAAGGGCACCGGGTTCGCAGAGGCGTTGCGCGTGGGCGCCGAAGGTGGGGTGCCACTGCTCAACACCCGCTCGGCAAAGGCGATTGCGTCGTTCGTGGAACTGATGGACGGGCTGCGGATGCTCTTGTCCGGCACCGACGCCGACGGTAACGATCTCACCGATATCGGCGACGTCGTCGAGGCGGTTCTGGACCGCACTGGCTATCGGCGTGAGCTCGAGGCCAGCAGTGACCCGCAGGACGGTGCACGCCTCGACAACCTCAACGAGCTGGTCAGCGTGGCACGGGAATTCAGCTCCGATGCACGCAACGCGGCGGCCTTCGCCGAGGCGGAAGCGATGGCCGGCGAGGTCGACGAGACCGACGGAGAGGGCCTGCCCGACCCCGGTTCGCTGGCGGCATTCCTCGAACGTGTCTCGCTGGTAGCGGACTCCGATCAGGTGCCCGACGAGGGCGAGGGGGTCGTTACTCTCATGACGCTGCACACAGCGAAGGGGCTCGAGTTTCCGGTCGTGTTCGTCACCGGCTGGGAGGACGGTCAGTTCCCGCACATGCGCGCGCTCGGCGATCCGGCGGAACTTTCGGAGGAGCGCCGCCTCGCGTACGTCGGCATCACCCGCGCACGTCAGCGGCTGTACGTCACGCGCGCAATCGTGCGGTCGGCATGGGGGCAGCCGGTAACGAATCCGGAATCCCGCTTCCTTCAAGAGATTCCGGCGGAACTCGTGGACTGGCGCCGCGAGGACCCCGGTGTGCTCGGTGTCGGCGGTGCGATAGGCGGGGGTCGACCGCAAGGCTCCGGTTACGGCGGATCAGGTTATGGCAGTGGCGGTTTCGGTGTCGGCGGCCGCAGTGCGGTCCCGTCGGCGCCCAGCTTCGGGGCGCCGCGTGGCCGCAACAACAACCTGGTGCTCGCGGTCGGTGACCGCGTCAGTCACGACAAGTACGGGCTCGGCAAGGTGCTCGAGACGAAGGGTGCCGGACCGACGGCGACCGTGACGATCGACTTCGGTTCGGCCGGTAAGGTGCGCCTGATGCTGATCGGTGGCGTGCCGATGGTCAAGCTCTGA
- a CDS encoding LuxR C-terminal-related transcriptional regulator, which translates to MSGNGRRRLSSASREARTQVLVRDRVIRLIEGESRQPRLRILRGPLGAGKSLAAAQWATVQAAPIAWVSARETAGDLHRFWELTAARLATAADIQPEDDLHRYPSLLSVVSGLPGKVHLVVDDWHLLSSRETDEALAQLLDNGPRLSLVVLGRRFTALDAPLTTARYESCSLTSGDLAFTCDETVALAGTWDTDPGWLEGIRRLVRSWPLALTAACTINLTNVPAASWAEEFLTGSIETLLWDRTDPERRLFAVLSGCGTPMPTAAVTRLSGLTRQETAAALHSLENAGLVLRNPANGSNQVHPALETTAHTIVERELGNEEILGLKMMWARDMERKDPATAARLFSEAGDYTELQRLLESQPRLVLDPSPIASVLTAVPREVLDRSPLLAGARMLHGYARAETSVLSLRSSVEAFRTAADAAGHAHTESSAVARYLHMTAERVLGNSVAAQSHAEALEFHLAETSDDAASPLRTARSLMHSGIALTYTLNGEIVGASRNFGEAIRLGDQTGEARDRLCAHAGMAFLHAVEGNIHAARHAIERIGRRHETDGRAHTAPIRWQLQFTRAVITFETPNSNRPTRLLLDEEEGWGRCEFWPLLVVAEAASARKHFGNADALARLTRARAMSLPSTPYLRTELAAHAANMLLAQGDVTGAERQLHELPNLPVVDVTSARITLTRGQPGDAITRLDRLLKRQVSPRYRGEALVLLAVALWNAGAESKAVAVFERAMAHKHLYGQGTVLGSVPFDRLRALAVHARETGTVDAVDEIDGLPAGLRVSPIPPLTEAERRTLEALRNGKTTREAAAELFISQDTVKYRLKSIYRKFQTANRADILYRVEHAGLLRP; encoded by the coding sequence ATGAGTGGAAATGGGAGACGTCGGCTGTCGTCCGCTAGTCGTGAGGCTCGCACGCAGGTGCTGGTGCGTGACCGGGTGATCCGTCTGATCGAGGGTGAATCCCGGCAGCCGCGGCTCCGCATCCTGCGGGGTCCGTTGGGTGCCGGGAAATCCTTGGCCGCGGCCCAGTGGGCGACCGTGCAGGCCGCACCGATCGCCTGGGTGAGTGCGCGCGAGACCGCTGGCGACCTGCACCGATTCTGGGAACTCACCGCCGCACGGCTGGCCACGGCCGCCGACATCCAGCCCGAGGACGATCTGCATCGCTACCCGTCGCTGCTGTCCGTCGTGAGCGGCCTGCCCGGTAAGGTCCACCTTGTTGTCGACGACTGGCACCTCCTCTCCTCCCGCGAGACGGACGAAGCCCTGGCCCAGCTCCTTGACAACGGACCCCGGCTTTCGCTGGTCGTCCTCGGGCGCCGCTTCACGGCCCTCGATGCTCCGCTCACCACCGCTCGGTACGAATCATGTTCCCTCACTTCCGGGGACCTGGCATTCACCTGCGACGAGACCGTGGCGCTTGCGGGGACCTGGGACACCGACCCGGGCTGGCTCGAAGGCATCCGGAGACTCGTCCGGTCCTGGCCGCTCGCCCTCACCGCGGCCTGCACGATCAACCTCACGAACGTGCCGGCCGCCTCCTGGGCGGAGGAGTTCCTCACCGGCAGCATCGAAACGCTGCTGTGGGATCGAACGGATCCTGAACGACGCCTCTTTGCTGTCCTTTCCGGCTGCGGCACGCCCATGCCCACCGCGGCAGTCACCCGTCTGTCCGGACTAACCCGGCAAGAGACTGCCGCCGCGCTGCACAGCTTGGAGAACGCGGGCCTGGTCCTACGCAACCCGGCCAACGGATCGAACCAGGTGCATCCCGCATTGGAGACCACCGCTCACACAATCGTGGAGCGTGAACTCGGCAACGAAGAGATCCTGGGCCTGAAAATGATGTGGGCGCGCGACATGGAGCGCAAGGATCCAGCCACCGCCGCGCGGCTGTTCAGTGAAGCCGGTGACTACACCGAACTCCAACGGTTGCTGGAATCACAACCACGCCTGGTCCTCGACCCTTCGCCCATCGCGTCAGTACTCACCGCGGTTCCTCGCGAAGTCCTCGATCGGTCGCCGCTGCTCGCCGGGGCCCGAATGCTCCATGGTTACGCTCGTGCCGAAACCTCGGTGCTCTCACTACGCAGCTCGGTGGAGGCCTTCCGAACCGCAGCCGACGCGGCGGGCCACGCCCACACCGAATCCTCCGCAGTGGCCCGGTATCTGCACATGACAGCAGAACGGGTCCTCGGAAACTCGGTGGCCGCACAGAGCCACGCCGAAGCGTTGGAATTCCATCTCGCGGAAACATCCGACGATGCGGCCTCGCCCTTACGCACGGCGAGGTCCCTCATGCATTCGGGAATCGCGTTGACGTACACACTGAATGGGGAAATCGTCGGCGCATCAAGGAATTTCGGGGAGGCAATCCGACTCGGTGATCAAACCGGAGAAGCCCGGGATCGGCTCTGCGCGCACGCCGGAATGGCCTTCCTCCACGCCGTCGAGGGAAACATCCATGCGGCACGCCACGCGATCGAACGAATCGGGCGGCGCCACGAGACGGACGGACGTGCCCACACCGCGCCCATCCGGTGGCAACTCCAGTTCACGAGAGCGGTCATCACGTTCGAAACCCCGAACTCGAACCGGCCTACACGGCTACTGCTGGACGAGGAGGAGGGCTGGGGTCGCTGCGAGTTCTGGCCGCTGCTCGTTGTCGCTGAGGCAGCGTCGGCGCGCAAACACTTCGGAAACGCCGACGCGCTGGCACGGCTCACCCGCGCCCGGGCCATGAGCCTCCCGTCCACACCGTACTTACGGACCGAGCTCGCCGCCCACGCAGCGAACATGCTGCTCGCGCAGGGCGATGTCACCGGTGCGGAACGCCAGCTTCACGAGCTTCCGAACTTGCCGGTCGTGGACGTCACGTCTGCCCGGATAACTCTCACTCGCGGGCAGCCCGGTGACGCCATCACCAGACTCGACCGACTACTGAAGCGGCAGGTCTCGCCCCGCTACCGTGGTGAAGCGCTCGTCCTCCTCGCGGTAGCGCTCTGGAACGCGGGTGCGGAAAGCAAAGCGGTGGCCGTGTTCGAACGGGCCATGGCCCACAAGCACCTCTACGGGCAGGGCACCGTGCTCGGCTCCGTACCCTTCGACCGCCTCCGCGCACTCGCGGTCCACGCACGAGAGACCGGGACCGTCGATGCCGTAGACGAGATCGACGGGCTGCCCGCAGGGCTGAGAGTGTCGCCGATTCCCCCGCTCACGGAGGCAGAGAGACGCACCCTCGAGGCACTCCGAAACGGGAAGACCACCCGGGAAGCAGCGGCCGAGCTCTTCATCTCACAAGACACCGTGAAATACCGGCTCAAGAGCATCTACCGGAAGTTCCAGACCGCCAATCGTGCAGACATCCTCTACCGTGTCGAACACGCCGGCCTCCTCAGGCCATGA